The following proteins come from a genomic window of Paenibacillus swuensis:
- a CDS encoding DUF1648 domain-containing protein encodes MSLIVILILCIIYIPTVVLLSFTPYLTRKTESFGVSVTEEIYHSPELRRMRKRYAWTNGLGSMLIPGSLILFHTLLSLSETGQMILLLVHIFALTLFSFLLYTWFHRRMRVLKTAQNWMDPKLQRIVVNMNRKTPRSRLSALWYIPHILVVAATVATGLLFYDDFPAKLVMKLDLNGQPLRIEDKSYRNILFPAAVQSFILIMHILIHYSITRAKQQIDPADPETSHMRSVLFRNIMERYMFIIGFLLVSLFYFVQLNFLFTWDHTIVISVSLGIVGIILIYSIWLSFTTGQGGSRIKLPRDGEQTGNIQVDDDRFWKLGVLYYNPEDPSLFVEKRFGVGWTVNNARPAVWVVSAVIVAIPILLAVWLV; translated from the coding sequence ATGAGTCTGATTGTTATCCTGATTCTCTGCATCATCTATATTCCAACGGTGGTACTGCTATCCTTTACGCCCTATTTAACCCGTAAGACCGAGAGCTTCGGTGTATCCGTTACCGAGGAGATCTATCATTCTCCCGAACTGCGCCGTATGCGGAAGCGATATGCCTGGACGAACGGCCTTGGCAGCATGCTGATTCCGGGTTCTCTGATCCTGTTCCATACGTTATTGAGTTTAAGCGAGACTGGCCAAATGATCCTTCTCCTTGTGCACATTTTCGCGCTGACCCTCTTCTCCTTCTTACTTTACACTTGGTTTCATCGCAGAATGAGGGTGCTGAAAACAGCTCAAAACTGGATGGATCCGAAGCTTCAACGGATCGTCGTCAACATGAACAGGAAGACGCCCCGTTCGAGGTTGTCCGCCCTGTGGTATATCCCCCATATTCTCGTAGTGGCGGCAACGGTTGCTACCGGGCTGTTGTTCTATGATGATTTCCCTGCGAAGCTGGTTATGAAATTGGATCTGAACGGCCAACCCCTGCGGATTGAGGATAAATCGTACAGAAATATTTTGTTCCCGGCGGCTGTCCAAAGCTTCATCCTCATAATGCATATCCTGATCCACTACTCCATCACCCGCGCCAAGCAGCAGATTGACCCCGCCGATCCGGAAACCTCCCACATGCGCAGCGTGCTGTTTCGCAACATCATGGAACGCTACATGTTCATTATCGGATTCCTGCTCGTGAGTTTATTTTACTTTGTTCAGCTGAACTTCCTGTTCACATGGGATCATACCATTGTCATTTCTGTTTCACTCGGGATCGTTGGCATCATTCTGATTTACAGCATCTGGCTGTCGTTTACAACCGGCCAAGGCGGCAGCCGCATCAAGCTGCCCCGGGACGGTGAGCAGACCGGTAACATCCAGGTGGATGACGACCGCTTCTGGAAGCTGGGTGTATTGTACTACAACCCCGAGGACCCTTCCTTGTTTGTTGAAAAAAGATTCGGCGTCGGCTGGACCGTCAACAATGCCAGGCCAGCGGTGTGGGTAGTCAGTGCGGTAATCGTGGCGATCCCGATTCTGTTAGCGGTGTGGTTAGTGTGA
- a CDS encoding GntR family transcriptional regulator encodes MYLQLNLQSEVPIYTQILHQIMEGIARKELKPGEPLPSVRSLASDIGVNLHTVNKAYNLLKQGGYVQVHRKSGVIVNPDPIPAATEEDLERIQAELRPLISEAICKGLSEDDFEKLYRAVYRDILN; translated from the coding sequence GTGTATCTTCAACTGAATCTGCAATCGGAAGTACCCATATACACGCAAATTTTGCACCAGATTATGGAAGGCATTGCCAGGAAAGAGCTTAAGCCCGGGGAGCCCCTGCCTTCCGTACGCAGCCTGGCGTCCGACATCGGCGTGAACTTGCACACGGTGAACAAAGCCTACAACTTGCTGAAGCAAGGCGGATATGTTCAGGTTCACCGCAAAAGCGGGGTTATCGTCAACCCGGATCCAATCCCGGCCGCCACGGAAGAGGACCTGGAGCGCATCCAAGCCGAACTGCGGCCGCTGATCTCCGAAGCGATCTGCAAGGGGTTGTCCGAGGATGATTTCGAGAAGCTTTATAGGGCGGTATATCGGGACATTTTGAACTAA
- a CDS encoding type II toxin-antitoxin system RelE family toxin, whose protein sequence is MRRRIRDALIELAENPFHASEVKRLKGRQGPFRKRVGDYRIIYEIVDKQLIILVLKISSRGNAYKD, encoded by the coding sequence ATTCGCCGCAGAATACGTGATGCGCTCATAGAACTTGCTGAAAATCCATTTCATGCCTCTGAAGTAAAGCGCTTAAAAGGAAGGCAAGGACCGTTCAGGAAACGGGTCGGTGATTATAGAATTATTTATGAGATTGTTGATAAACAACTGATCATCCTCGTATTGAAAATTTCGAGTCGAGGGAATGCATATAAAGATTAA
- a CDS encoding phytoene desaturase family protein, translating into MTRTDVAIVGGGIAGLTAAIYAAQAGKRVMVLEQQKQMGGRAATNQKEGMYFNLGGHALYKGEAYDAFKELGLRLEGSAPSVDAHGLWKNELRTMPMSVGSLFQTPLLSWKGKLELAKWLAKLGKADTSVWNRISVRDWIEGELRDPMLRNLFYALLRTASYVVAPELQSAGPVLKQLQHSLQGVLYVDRGWGTLVEQLRELAVQSGVTCVTGCKVVSVEHQNGKVQSILDEDGRSIEATHVIMAIPPSVAHKLVPHADRTALDTWVKQAIPVTAACLDVGLSRLPKPEHSFIYGLDLPVFLTNQSRSGKPRAAILSDNGAYSVCLLKYQGPQTDAKQDEQDLERVLDLAQPGWRDVLVARQYLPRMTVVHDFPHMKRVVNPGPAVPEIQGLYVAGDWASHGELLVDASVASAKRAVEHLVAAEHAITVTA; encoded by the coding sequence ATGACAAGAACGGATGTAGCGATCGTAGGCGGAGGGATCGCGGGATTAACGGCTGCGATCTATGCGGCGCAAGCGGGGAAGCGGGTCATGGTGCTGGAACAGCAGAAGCAGATGGGCGGAAGAGCGGCCACGAACCAGAAGGAAGGGATGTATTTCAATCTTGGGGGACATGCGCTATATAAGGGCGAAGCTTACGATGCGTTTAAGGAATTGGGGTTGCGGCTGGAGGGAAGCGCCCCTTCCGTAGATGCTCATGGGTTATGGAAGAATGAGTTACGGACGATGCCGATGAGTGTCGGTTCCTTATTTCAAACGCCGCTTCTGTCGTGGAAAGGCAAGCTGGAGTTGGCCAAATGGCTCGCGAAACTGGGTAAAGCGGACACAAGTGTGTGGAACCGAATCAGTGTACGGGATTGGATTGAAGGAGAGCTGCGCGATCCTATGCTACGAAACCTGTTCTACGCTTTGCTGCGAACAGCAAGCTATGTAGTCGCGCCGGAATTGCAGTCGGCGGGCCCCGTTCTTAAGCAACTGCAACATTCGCTGCAAGGCGTGCTGTACGTGGACCGCGGTTGGGGAACCCTCGTGGAACAACTTCGGGAGCTTGCCGTTCAATCCGGCGTAACCTGTGTCACCGGTTGTAAAGTCGTTTCCGTGGAACATCAGAACGGGAAAGTGCAGTCGATTCTAGACGAAGACGGACGCAGCATTGAGGCAACGCATGTGATTATGGCCATACCGCCGTCAGTGGCTCATAAGTTGGTGCCCCATGCGGATCGGACCGCCCTGGACACTTGGGTCAAGCAAGCGATTCCTGTGACTGCGGCCTGTCTGGATGTGGGACTAAGCCGTCTTCCGAAGCCGGAGCATTCCTTCATCTATGGCTTGGATCTCCCTGTCTTTCTCACGAATCAATCTCGCAGCGGTAAACCGCGCGCAGCTATCCTCAGCGATAACGGGGCTTACTCGGTATGCTTGCTGAAATATCAAGGTCCGCAAACGGATGCGAAGCAGGATGAACAAGATTTAGAGCGGGTGCTGGACCTTGCCCAACCCGGCTGGAGAGATGTGCTGGTAGCCAGACAGTACCTGCCGCGGATGACCGTTGTGCATGACTTTCCGCATATGAAGCGGGTCGTAAATCCAGGTCCTGCTGTACCGGAGATCCAGGGACTCTACGTAGCAGGGGATTGGGCTTCCCACGGAGAATTACTGGTCGACGCATCGGTGGCGAGTGCCAAACGAGCCGTTGAACATCTTGTAGCGGCAGAGCACGCAATCACTGTCACCGCATAG
- a CDS encoding RNA polymerase sigma-70 factor, with translation MSTETIYTAYQPMLFSLAYRMLGSVMDAEDMVQETFITFERLPNNEEIEHKKAYLCRMVTNRCIDLIRSSAKQREVYVGPWLPEPLLDLRDRADDPSVQYLQEESISTAYLLLLQQLNATERAVFLLRKVFHYSYEEIADMLGKSVPNCRQIARRAKNSIHYEPAEQPSVSVLESKVKEFVDSIMNGNIDKILELVREDVVFYSDGGGKVKAAGVPIYGAASVIQLMQSLRKMYTGKFTCTFTTVNGSPGLILTIDEQQSYVYSFAWSGNQIQNIYAVANPDKLRHLKG, from the coding sequence ATGAGTACGGAAACGATCTATACCGCTTATCAGCCTATGCTGTTTTCCTTGGCCTACCGGATGTTAGGCAGTGTGATGGATGCGGAGGATATGGTGCAGGAGACGTTCATCACCTTTGAACGGCTGCCGAATAACGAGGAGATTGAGCATAAGAAAGCTTATCTGTGCCGGATGGTTACCAATCGCTGCATAGATCTCATCCGCTCTTCGGCTAAGCAGCGCGAAGTGTATGTCGGGCCATGGCTCCCGGAGCCGCTGCTGGACTTGAGAGACCGGGCGGATGACCCTTCCGTGCAGTATCTGCAGGAAGAATCCATCTCCACAGCCTATCTGCTTCTGCTGCAACAACTGAACGCTACGGAACGAGCGGTGTTTCTGCTGCGCAAAGTGTTCCACTACTCTTATGAAGAAATTGCGGATATGCTGGGCAAAAGCGTGCCGAACTGCCGCCAGATCGCCCGCCGCGCCAAGAACAGTATTCATTATGAGCCTGCCGAGCAGCCGTCGGTGTCCGTCCTGGAGTCCAAAGTGAAAGAGTTTGTAGATTCTATTATGAATGGAAACATCGACAAGATTCTGGAACTGGTTCGCGAGGATGTTGTGTTCTATTCGGATGGAGGCGGGAAAGTCAAAGCTGCCGGTGTCCCTATATACGGAGCTGCCAGCGTAATTCAATTGATGCAGAGTTTGCGGAAGATGTACACGGGGAAATTCACGTGTACGTTTACAACGGTTAACGGCTCGCCGGGACTGATTTTGACTATTGATGAACAACAGTCCTATGTTTACTCGTTCGCTTGGAGCGGGAATCAGATCCAGAACATCTACGCGGTGGCCAACCCCGATAAATTGCGGCATTTGAAGGGGTAA
- a CDS encoding MGH1-like glycoside hydrolase domain-containing protein — MIPPKKNHDSRLPEWGPYSKDYAGVSHVTNQKTGLRFDLTAAPGVFRNKILLPHGSIDCGYHPTEASDDLTYYSHRHQIEWKDRVFCDVSFSEWTSSSRLIRCECTNQTPQLQSLSIHFLASLHPHNMLHKLHGYMPLRPGNPVLPPEVNWIDALDYSNIHYTDALENTKLISGGQLRGEHRDHGFVQGSGVRFGKDPQDTLKYDIHIPFPLKEAILLIRYKGKPLSTLGVHIQLASEHNSVQTRSIALEGNGELARDSLAMGTLPAGRYELRLCSEYGDEMYLDGFVLTEDVLAEQIYWEETRWNLVPERIQGPHEHSILLKYDHTDVYYGLAWLYEPAVIREIHHEPLDEFLRIHSRRNGTTQFVGNKEGHYTEIYLRPVNVQPNSSRAIFAFVCSGSKDEVLRQLSHFPADLNICQSHYEDRRGRAIQLQTLSAGETYAFSQQRMIAAMMQNVVYPIYVRRSYIRHFTPGRFWDSLYTWDSGFIGIGMANFSIERAIDALNTYVMDADDPHASFLHHGTVLPVQHYLYMELWNQTRSKETLARFYAGLRDYYLFYAGHQAGSQMRRFHSGLLNPFAYFYNSGGWDDYPAQHDMHSKKLADRIAPAVTTSHGIRIAKIMRMAALELCGMEHDIERYDKDILEWTEALHKYAWDETSGYFGYVLHDQDGHPTTIYKHESGQNYNMGLDGVQPLVAGAVTPEQSARIVSNLSDPERIWSKLGLSTVDQSAPYYVSDGYWNGCVWMPHQWFIWKTLLDLGKGEFAEQIARTALDVWKNSVEDNYNTAEHFIIETGKSGGWHHFSGLSSPVVHWFTALYRPGTVTGGFDTWFRDIRYKGKLHVEADLIKTNDDPAIMLVVLEETVGDYAARDHRGMQLSHRILHTGTIEVELPAGTWEGTVIVNAE; from the coding sequence GTGATTCCGCCTAAGAAAAATCATGATTCCCGACTGCCTGAATGGGGACCTTACTCTAAGGATTATGCCGGTGTGTCTCATGTCACGAATCAAAAAACCGGGCTGCGCTTCGATCTCACTGCAGCTCCCGGCGTGTTTCGCAACAAAATATTGCTTCCGCACGGCTCGATCGACTGCGGATATCATCCAACGGAAGCATCTGACGATTTAACCTATTACAGTCACCGTCATCAAATTGAATGGAAAGACCGCGTCTTCTGCGATGTTTCGTTCTCAGAGTGGACTTCAAGCTCAAGACTGATCCGCTGTGAATGTACGAATCAAACCCCTCAGTTGCAGAGTTTATCCATTCACTTTCTTGCTTCGCTGCATCCGCACAATATGCTTCATAAATTGCATGGGTACATGCCTCTTCGTCCAGGTAATCCAGTATTACCACCCGAAGTAAATTGGATCGATGCCCTCGACTACTCAAATATTCATTATACAGATGCTTTAGAGAATACCAAGCTTATCTCGGGCGGACAGCTTCGCGGCGAACATCGGGACCATGGGTTTGTTCAAGGGTCCGGTGTGCGATTCGGTAAAGATCCGCAGGATACTTTGAAATACGACATTCATATTCCATTTCCCCTGAAAGAAGCAATCCTGCTGATTCGATACAAGGGTAAACCTCTCTCCACTCTAGGTGTGCACATACAACTTGCCTCCGAGCACAACTCTGTTCAAACCCGCTCCATTGCGCTGGAGGGAAACGGTGAACTGGCTCGAGACTCACTCGCTATGGGAACCCTTCCCGCCGGACGCTATGAACTCCGCTTATGTTCTGAATATGGCGATGAGATGTACCTCGACGGCTTTGTTCTGACGGAAGACGTATTGGCGGAACAGATTTATTGGGAGGAAACCCGATGGAATCTGGTACCTGAGCGAATTCAGGGTCCCCATGAGCATAGTATTCTGCTTAAGTATGACCATACGGACGTATATTACGGACTGGCTTGGCTGTATGAGCCTGCTGTCATCCGAGAAATCCATCATGAGCCTCTGGATGAATTTCTGAGGATCCACTCCCGCAGGAACGGAACAACACAGTTTGTCGGGAACAAGGAAGGTCACTATACCGAGATATACTTGAGGCCTGTGAATGTGCAGCCTAATTCATCCCGAGCTATATTCGCCTTTGTATGCAGCGGCTCCAAGGATGAAGTTTTGCGGCAGCTATCCCACTTCCCGGCAGATTTAAACATTTGTCAATCCCATTATGAGGATCGCAGAGGACGAGCCATTCAACTGCAGACTCTCAGCGCTGGCGAAACTTATGCTTTCAGTCAGCAGCGGATGATCGCTGCCATGATGCAGAATGTTGTCTATCCCATCTATGTTCGTCGTTCTTATATCCGACACTTTACGCCCGGGCGATTCTGGGACTCTCTGTATACTTGGGATTCTGGCTTTATTGGGATCGGGATGGCTAATTTCAGTATAGAACGTGCTATCGATGCCCTGAACACTTATGTTATGGACGCGGATGATCCTCATGCTTCCTTCCTTCATCATGGTACTGTTCTGCCTGTTCAGCATTACTTGTATATGGAATTATGGAATCAGACACGCTCCAAAGAAACGCTCGCCCGCTTTTACGCCGGTTTGCGCGATTATTATCTGTTCTATGCCGGACATCAGGCAGGGTCACAGATGCGCCGCTTCCACTCGGGTTTATTAAATCCTTTTGCATACTTCTACAATTCCGGAGGCTGGGACGATTATCCGGCGCAACATGACATGCATTCCAAGAAGCTGGCCGATCGGATCGCGCCCGCGGTGACTACCTCTCACGGCATTCGAATTGCGAAAATCATGCGTATGGCGGCTTTGGAACTATGCGGCATGGAACATGATATCGAGCGATACGATAAAGACATCCTGGAGTGGACTGAAGCTTTGCACAAGTATGCTTGGGACGAAACCTCCGGTTATTTCGGATATGTTCTTCACGATCAGGACGGTCACCCAACCACTATCTACAAACACGAGAGCGGACAGAACTATAATATGGGTTTAGACGGCGTGCAGCCTCTCGTTGCCGGAGCGGTTACACCGGAACAATCAGCACGAATTGTATCCAACTTGTCTGATCCTGAACGCATCTGGAGCAAGCTTGGGCTTTCCACCGTGGACCAGAGCGCGCCTTATTATGTATCAGACGGATATTGGAACGGCTGTGTTTGGATGCCTCATCAATGGTTCATATGGAAAACGCTGCTCGATCTAGGCAAGGGGGAGTTTGCGGAACAGATCGCCCGAACAGCGCTTGACGTGTGGAAAAATTCCGTAGAAGACAACTATAACACGGCGGAGCATTTCATTATTGAGACCGGCAAAAGCGGAGGGTGGCATCATTTCAGCGGCTTATCCAGTCCGGTAGTCCATTGGTTTACAGCCTTGTATCGACCAGGAACCGTTACAGGCGGATTTGACACTTGGTTCAGGGATATCCGATACAAGGGTAAGCTCCATGTGGAGGCGGACCTTATCAAAACCAATGACGATCCCGCCATCATGCTGGTTGTATTAGAAGAAACGGTTGGCGATTATGCGGCTAGGGATCATCGGGGGATGCAACTTTCTCATCGCATCTTGCATACCGGCACGATTGAGGTGGAATTGCCTGCAGGAACTTGGGAGGGTACCGTCATCGTGAACGCCGAATAG
- a CDS encoding helix-turn-helix transcriptional regulator, translating into MDIYEENIEYLTPLLSAKVVRIHKSGSRDLTRWNIHDETEIIYVLEGGMDMFIEQKPHTLLTGDVLLIGSRQLHRSQKHEDDLQYLVLQFDIKQYFDRNTMIYLPYFNNPLRPISLRNGILASSRKLRSAIGQDILGIEREAKHKLMGFEMAISNAIRNILFQIIRADPETAMVSPLLERLQPALEFIENHLSEKITTSEVCRQLNLSYDYTAHLFKKVIGLPMVDYINYRRIKLAEIFLVTRDISVAQTAQEAGIPNLPHFIQLFKRWNQMTPKAYQLKMNTTVTMQQTIRREEPER; encoded by the coding sequence ATGGACATTTACGAAGAGAATATCGAGTATTTAACGCCATTGTTGTCCGCCAAAGTGGTCCGTATTCACAAATCAGGCAGTCGTGATCTGACCCGTTGGAATATTCATGATGAGACCGAGATCATTTATGTTCTTGAAGGCGGTATGGATATGTTCATTGAGCAAAAGCCGCATACTCTGCTTACGGGGGATGTGCTTCTCATTGGATCCAGACAACTGCACCGATCCCAAAAACACGAAGATGATCTTCAATATTTGGTGCTCCAGTTTGATATCAAGCAATATTTTGACCGGAATACGATGATCTACCTGCCTTATTTCAACAATCCTTTGCGGCCCATTTCATTAAGGAATGGAATTCTGGCCTCCAGCCGCAAGTTACGAAGCGCGATCGGACAGGACATACTTGGCATTGAGCGGGAAGCGAAGCATAAACTTATGGGTTTCGAAATGGCCATCTCGAATGCGATTCGCAATATTCTGTTTCAAATCATCCGAGCGGATCCGGAAACCGCCATGGTGTCTCCTTTGTTGGAGAGGCTGCAACCTGCTTTGGAGTTCATTGAAAATCATCTGTCCGAGAAAATCACCACATCCGAAGTCTGCCGGCAATTGAATTTAAGTTATGATTATACGGCGCATCTGTTCAAAAAAGTGATCGGTCTTCCTATGGTCGATTATATAAACTATAGAAGAATCAAGTTGGCGGAGATTTTCCTGGTCACGAGGGATATTTCGGTAGCGCAAACCGCGCAGGAGGCAGGTATTCCGAATTTGCCTCACTTCATTCAACTGTTCAAACGCTGGAACCAAATGACGCCAAAAGCTTATCAACTGAAAATGAATACGACCGTCACTATGCAACAAACGATCCGCAGAGAGGAACCTGAACGATGA
- a CDS encoding AEC family transporter, whose product MIQTVLLTLLGVTVPLSIPVIAGMLLKKYQNLDTKPLLTLYLYFLTPALILDSLSKAKLSYGDVFQTLAFSVLNLLLLWAAAWGIGKGMKLSAPETAGLTLISTFTNSVNYGLPLVLLAFGQMGLDKASVYVIAQMLIVNTVGVYFAARSHFSVRQAIRSVFALPAIYAAVFAMLLRALDLQLPVGIAKGISMVAAAYAPVVLALLGAQMMSVSRHKLEGEERRTFGLGMAVRSLLSPVIALAGLTLLGIEGILFNVLFILASMPVAVNAVVLAERYDASPKIVSACILWSTLLSFVILPVYIVWVQ is encoded by the coding sequence ATGATTCAAACTGTACTATTAACGTTGCTGGGCGTAACGGTACCTTTATCCATTCCCGTAATAGCCGGCATGCTCCTGAAGAAGTATCAAAATCTCGATACGAAACCATTGCTTACTCTCTATCTCTACTTCCTGACGCCCGCGCTCATTCTGGACAGTCTCAGCAAGGCGAAGCTTTCGTATGGGGATGTCTTTCAGACGTTGGCATTCAGTGTGCTGAATTTGCTCCTCTTGTGGGCGGCGGCATGGGGCATCGGTAAGGGAATGAAGTTGTCCGCGCCGGAAACCGCGGGACTTACGCTCATCTCTACATTCACGAACAGTGTGAACTACGGCTTGCCGTTGGTGCTGCTGGCTTTTGGGCAGATGGGGTTGGATAAGGCCAGCGTGTATGTCATTGCACAGATGCTGATCGTCAACACGGTGGGGGTTTACTTCGCGGCACGCTCCCATTTCTCAGTCCGACAAGCGATTCGCTCGGTGTTCGCTTTGCCGGCGATTTACGCGGCCGTCTTCGCCATGCTCTTGCGCGCGTTGGATCTACAGTTGCCTGTTGGGATTGCCAAAGGAATATCCATGGTCGCCGCGGCCTATGCTCCGGTTGTCTTAGCTCTGCTGGGAGCGCAGATGATGAGCGTCAGCAGGCATAAGCTGGAGGGGGAAGAGCGAAGGACATTCGGGCTGGGCATGGCGGTGCGGTCGTTGCTGTCACCGGTCATTGCGTTGGCAGGGCTGACCCTGCTCGGGATTGAAGGAATCCTCTTCAACGTATTGTTTATTCTGGCCTCCATGCCGGTGGCGGTCAACGCGGTGGTGTTAGCCGAGCGGTATGACGCTTCACCGAAGATCGTATCCGCCTGCATACTCTGGTCAACGTTGTTGTCGTTCGTGATCCTGCCTGTGTATATCGTATGGGTGCAATGA
- a CDS encoding accessory gene regulator B family protein: MITGWSNRAAAYLVSLEEKETPSVPQDQLAYSISILIHFILMLAGTVMLGFFLGHPGQALLFMFGFCLLRLFSGGFHASSLEACLLISCLLFVTLPLVLLLHIPYIRYLDLVSLLLILRYAPRSTEQNLITPKLRHIYKYTSCMIVASNFLWFQQEVFTLAFISQALTIMHWGRFIRMKKAIVIRTMSILAGMASLFSLTFKVGIGKIDTPASMKKKD, encoded by the coding sequence ATGATCACGGGCTGGAGTAACCGCGCGGCCGCTTATCTGGTAAGCTTGGAAGAGAAAGAGACGCCAAGCGTTCCGCAGGATCAGCTGGCTTACAGTATCAGCATTCTGATTCACTTCATCTTAATGTTGGCGGGCACGGTTATGCTTGGTTTCTTCCTTGGCCATCCGGGACAAGCCCTGCTGTTCATGTTCGGTTTTTGCCTGCTGCGCTTATTCAGCGGCGGCTTTCACGCTTCCTCCTTGGAAGCGTGCCTGCTGATTTCTTGCCTGTTATTTGTTACATTACCGCTGGTCCTGCTGCTTCATATCCCCTACATACGTTATCTGGACTTGGTTTCTCTCCTGCTCATATTGCGATATGCCCCCCGGAGCACCGAACAGAATCTCATAACCCCCAAGCTTCGGCACATCTATAAATATACTTCCTGCATGATTGTGGCATCCAACTTTCTCTGGTTTCAACAAGAGGTTTTCACTCTTGCATTTATATCTCAGGCTTTGACCATTATGCATTGGGGGAGGTTTATTCGCATGAAGAAAGCTATTGTAATTCGCACGATGTCTATCTTGGCAGGCATGGCGTCCTTGTTCAGTCTTACGTTTAAAGTCGGGATTGGTAAGATAGACACGCCAGCTAGTATGAAGAAGAAAGACTAG